Genomic segment of Vibrio natriegens NBRC 15636 = ATCC 14048 = DSM 759:
GCTCTAGGTTAAAGCCGATAGATTCACAAAAAACATCGACGCTGGTGGCGAGCTTTTCTTCTGCAACGAGTGGGATGATGTCCTGACAAATATGTTCAATATAGTCATCCGCGCGACCAGCAAACTCTGGTGGTAGTGCATGCGCAGCAAGCAGCGTAGTAGTGATCTTAACCTTTCGTTCTTGCTCTAACGCTTTTGCTGCACGCAACATTTTGAGTTCGTCATTGAGTGTTAACCCGTAACCTGATTTCACTTCTATTGAAGTCACGCCACTAGCGAGCAGTCCGTCTAGACGAGGGAGTGCGAGTTCGACGAGTTGCTCCTCAGTTGCCGCTCTTGTTGCTTTTACTGTTGAGAGAATACCACCGCCTTGTTGCGCGATCTCCTGATACGGCACACCGTTTAAACGCATCTCGAATTCGTTCGCGCGATTGCCTGCATAAACAAGGTGAGTATGGCAATCAATCAAACCTGGCATCATCAGTTTGCCTTGCAGATCGAAACTTTGAGGGTAGAGCTGTGGATCTAGCTGTGACTCGATCTGAGGGTCGTCCTCACCAAAGGCACGAGTACTGATGGCGACGATTTTCCCAGATTGAATCCCGACACGCGCAGGTGATGTAGGCAGATATCCTGCTTCCCCTTGCGTCATAGTGACCAGACGCGCATTTTCAATCAGCAAGTCCATTTTTATATCCTATTTGGTTTGTAGTTTTAAATGTATATACAAATATGTATAACAAGAAAGTATCGATGACAAGATTGATGTTGTAAAGGTGTGATCGAAGAGTAGGGGGATTGTTATTCCACCTCGTTTAAATCAGCACTTTGGAACTCAGTTTGTATTTATTCCCTGGATGGTAAAGTAAAGCCGTGCTGACCAATTTATCCTGGCTCCAGGTTCTTCGGTTTAGGAGAAGACAAGGCTCGTTAGATGACATATTGAGATCAAGCTTTATGCGGTTGTCAGGAACGATAGCCTCCACAGTGTGTTCGATGGCACTGAGCGGGCAGTTGTCTGACAAAAACTGATTAGGCGTGATATGAGTAAAGTCTTGGTCCAGGTAGCTTGGCGCATATTGGCTGTTGACCCAGCGCAGTTCCAACTGAATTGGCGTGCTGTCTTCGTAGTGGATAATTTCACTGTAGAATACGGTGGTGCCCAGCATCACGCCAAGTTTTGTTGCGATCGTCGCATCGGCTTTAATCGCGACCTGTTTTAGAACCTTGCTGCGATACTCACGGCCGCGGTCCCTCACTTCTGCAGCAATATTGCGGATGTCTAGCAATGGTGACTCCGATTTCTCAACCGGATCACAGACAAATGTGCCAAGCCGCGGGCGACGTTGAAGTCTGCCTTCATTCACGAGATCTCGAATCGCCTTGTTCACGGTCATTCTACTGACTTCAAATTGTTCCGTTAATTCGAACTCGGTTGCGATACGTTGTCCGGTCATCCACTCTCCGGTTTCAATTTTATCGAGGATAAATTGCTTAATTTGCATGTAGAGTGGCGCAGACATAATGAGCTCCTTTAATTGACTATACAAATAGTGCTCAATTTAAGGAAAAATAGCAAACAGTTCTCTTCAACGGGTATCAATATGGCTGGTTTAGTCACAGCATTGCGTGAGCGACTCTGATGCTGAATGTTGGAGCCGCGTGGATATTTTTCATCGATAAGGGAAATAGCCCGAATTCTCGATGTCTATAGCTTGAAGCGCACGAAGCAATTGTGTAAATAGGTCACAATCAAAATAAAAATGATAGAGACGTAAGGGAAGAAATGTTTAAAAAGTTAAAAGCATCATTAGGTATTGGTTCGGCAAAAGTGGATACCATTTTGGACGAGATGAGTGTTTACCAGGGTTCAACGCTTACAGGGTATGTCCAAATTATTGGTGGCGATGTAGAACAGCGCATTGACGCAATCACCATTAAACTGAATACGGAAATGAAAGTAGAAGTGGATGACAGCGTCAGATATGAGACGTTTACGCTTGATCAGCTGAAAGCTGTTGAGCCTTTTGTGATTCAAGCCAATGAAGAAAAGCAAGTGCCTTTTCAGTTAAAGTTACATGATGAAACACCCATTACTCTGGTCAACGCATTAAAAAATCAATGTCACGTTTGGTTAGAAACAACCTTAGACATTGACTTCGCGATGGACCCGCGTGACCGCGACTATATTGAAGTTAAGCCACTGCCAGTGGTATCACGAGTCATTCAGTCGATCGAACAAGCCGGATTTTCAATGGTGAAAGCAGATGTTGAAAAAGGTTTCTTGCGCGGCGGTTCTTTCTCTTCTCGCTCAGGTATCTATCAGGAATTGGAGTTCCGTAACAACGGTTTCATCTCTTCGAAAGAAATTGAACTTTCCTTCATTTTAGACGGGCAAGTCATCCACTGTTTAGCAGAAATCGACCGTTCGCTCAGCTTGTCTGGCGACCAGTATCGTTCATTCACTTTACCAATCAGTGCGACAGATGCTCAAGTCGCCGCAGCGATTGCTCCAACTTTAAGTTTATAATTGATTAGCTGTCTGATCCCGGCCTAAATAAGTACCGATAGCCAATCGTAAATGCGATATCGGTACTGTTGTCCATGTTTCCCACATTCTCTATAGCGATGAGCTCCAAAGCAGAGTTTTGCATTAGGTAGCGATAGCCAACTTTAATCTCTTTGGCAGCATCGGCAAATTCGTTCGGGCCTGCAGCTGAACCTTGGTACCAGTGGTACTCAATGATCATATGGTGATTTTCGGCAAGGGAGTAACGATAGCCTGCTGAAATTGCAGCCGTGTTCTTTCGATAGGGTAAGTTGAGCATTGCACGGTCGTCAGGACGAAAGGTCATTCCGATCATTGAATAAATGGCATGGTCGCTATTCAGATAGCTATAGTTGACCTGAAAACCCTGTTCAAAACTGCTTCCTTTAAAAGTGCCGTGAGTAACCTTGTCGTAATAAAGGCTGCCACCAAGCGACAGGCCATGCTGTTTGCTTTGAAATATCTGGTATTGGACGTAAGTGGAAATATTATTGGCGATGGTTTCTCTGCTAAAGTCGTCCTCAAAAACGCCGTATTGGGGCATTGATATGTAAGAGCGGCCTTTGCCAACTTCATCTCGTCCATTTTGGTCGATACTAAATAAATCATGGAATTTTCTAGTAAGACCATCCAGATGGTTATCGGCTTCAAATACCCAGCGATAGTTGAGCTCCCACTGCCAGCGGCTGCTGATTTGCCATTTTCCACCAACCTCGACCTGATTATGGTAATAATCTAAAGCGTACTCATCCGTATGAGCCCAGACACTGGCTATTGTGGCCGATGCATAACCTTCAATGTAATCTGAAGGCAAACTAAATCCTGAGCGTAAGTAATTAGTGTGGCTAACCGATTGTATCGGTGATTGAGCGTAGGCGCGGAGCGGGCCATAAAAGTCATTGGCGGCCAATGCAGGGGTTGAGAAACATACAACAGTGCAAAATAGGGTAGGATGCCATCTCATTTTGATCATATGAATACCTAAACGGAAATGACTCATTAATGTAAATATAGTGTTAAATTTACATTCTGGTTTCCGATTTTTATTTTCTTTTCTTTGTGTTAACCGTTTTTGCTTGTGTTTAGCGACCGAAGGGTGAAGATTAAATGACAGAGTAAATCGCTCTTTGCATTCTAATTGTGAGCTAGGTACAATCTGCTCTTCCGATAATGGTCCGGTATTCGTATTACCGAGAGACCTTCATCGAATTCAACTATTTTCCAACAAATAGCTTCTAAATTTGAATAACATGTGTTGCTTGGTATGCAACACCACTGTAAAGGACATAGCATGCCTATTATTACTCTTCCTGACGGCAGTCAGCGTCAATTTGACAACCCAGTATCTACAATGGAAGTTGCGCAATCGATCGGTCCTGGTCTTGCAAAAGCAACAATCGCTGGTCGTGTTAACGGTAACCGTGTTGATGCGTGTGACCTAATTGAAGAAGACGCAAGCCTTGAGATCATCACAGTAAAAGATGAAGTCGACGGTCTGGAAATCGTTCGTCACTCATGTGCGCACCTTCTTGGTCACGCTCTAAAGCAGCTTTACCCACAAGCTAAAATGGCGATCGGTCCAACCATCGATAGCGGCTTCTACTACGACATCGACTTAGACGAGTCTCTAACGCAAGAAGATCTTGAGAAGATTGAAAAGCGTATGAAAGAACTGGCGAAGACCAAGTACGAAGTTGTTAAGAAAAAAGTAAGCTGGCAGGAAGCGCGTGATACGTTTGAATCACGTGGCGAACCATACAAGGTGGAAATCCTAGACGAAAACGTATCTCGTGATGATCGTCCAGGTCTTTACCACCATGAAGAATACATCGACATGTGTCGTGGCCCTCACGTTCCTAACATGGGTTTCTGTCAACATTTCACGCTATTGAATGTTGCGGGTGCTTACTGGCGTGGTAACAGCGACAACAAAATGCTTCAGCGTATTTACGGCACGGCTTTCCACGATAAGAAAGCACTTAAGGCTCACCTAACTCGCCTTGAAGAAGCTGCGAAGCGTGACCACCGTAAAATCGGTAAGCAACTAGACCTGTTCCACATGCAGCAAGAAGCACCGGGTATGGTGTTCTGGCATCACAATGGCTGGTCTATCTTCCGTGATCTAGAAGTGTTCGTTCGTGACAAACTAAACGAGTACGACTACCAGGAAGTAAAAGGCCCACTGATGATGGACCGTGTTCTTTGGGAACGCTCTGGTCACTGGGACAAATACGCAGATGCGATGTTCACGACTTCTTCTGAAAACCGTGAATACGCAATCAAGCCAATGAACTGTCCAGGTCACGTTCAGATCTTTAACCAAGGTCTAAAATCGTACCGTGATCTACCACTACGTATGGCAGAGTTCGGCTCATGTCACCGTAACGAACCATCTGGCGCACTACACGGCATCATGCGTGTACGTGGCTTTACTCAGGATGACGCTCACATTTTCTGTACTGAGAGCCAAATCCAAGAGGAAGTAACAAGCTGTATTAAGATGGTTTACGATACGTACCAAACATTTGGTTTCGACAACATCGTAGTGAAACTGTCTACTCGTCCAGAAAAACGTGTAGGTTCTGATGAAATCTGGGATCAATCTGAAGAAGCATTGAAACAGTCTCTAGAATCAATGGAAATTCCATACGAGATTCAAGAAGGCGAGGGTGCGTTCTACGGTCCTAAGATTGAATTCACGCTATACGACTGTCTAGATCGTGCATGGCAGTGTGGTACGGTTCAGTTAGACTTCAACCTACCTGGTCGCTTAGGTGCAACTTATGTAGGTGAAAACAACGAACGTCTAGTTCCGGTAATGATTCACCGTGCAATTCTAGGTTCCCTAGAACGTTTCATCGGTATCCTTATCGAAGAATATGCTGGTTTCTTCCCAACTTGGTTGGCACCAGAACAGGCTGTTCTTATGAATATTACTGATAAACAGTCAGATTATGTTCAAGAAGTAGTACAAAAATTACAAAAAAGTGGAATTAGAGCTAAAGCGGACTTGAGAAATGAGAAGATTGGCTTTAAAATCCGCGAACACACTTTGAAGCGTGTACCGTATATGCTTGTCGTTGGTGACCAAGAAATGGAAGCTGGCGAAATTGCAGTGCGTACTCGTAAAGGTAAAGATCTCGGTAAATTTAAGGTGGATGATTTTATCTCTTACATCCAAGACGAGATTTCAAGCCGTAAGCTCAATCTGGAGGAATAAGCTATTAAAGGCGGAAGACGCGGCCAACAGCCGGTAAAACAAAACCCACACCGTTTAAACGGTGAAATTCGTGGCGTTCGTGAAGTTCGACTAACAGGCGCTGACGGTGAATCAGTTGGTGTTGTATCGATCCAAGAAGCGATTGCTGCTGCTGAAGAAGCAGGTATGGATCTTGTTGAGATTAGTCCTAACGCTGAGCCGCCAGTTTGTCGTGTGATGGACTACGGTAAATTCCTCTTTGAAAAGAGCAAGGCTGCGAAAGAGCAGAAGAAGAAGCAAAAGCAGATTCAGATCAAGGAAGTAAAATTCCGACCTGGAACTGATATTGGAGACTACCAGGTAAAACTACGCAACCTGGTGCGTTTCCTAGAAGAAGGCAACAAGGTGAAGGTAACAATTCGCTTCCGTGGCCGTGAGATGGCACACCAAGACATCGGTGTCGACGTTCTAAACCGCTTGAAAGAAGATACTGCAGAACTAGCTGTAGTTGAATCTTTCCCTAGCCGTATTGAAGGTCGTCAGATGATCATGGTGCTAGCCCCTAAAAAGAAGTAATTAACGGCTCATAAAGTAATTAAAACCTAGCCGATTCCCTTTGAATAGAAGGTTAGCGGTTGGGTTTTGTTCGCCCTAATTACATTGTTTATTAAACTACTACAATGCGGAGTTATTCATCATGCCTAAGATGAAAACCAACAAAGGTGCTGCTAAGCGTTTCAAGAAAACTGCTGGTGGTATTAAGTACAAGCACGCTACAAAACGTCACATCCTGACTAAGCGTACTACTAAGAACAAGCGTCAACTACGTCCAAATGCAATCCTTCCTAAATGTGAAGTGGCTGCAGTAATCCGTATGTTGCCATACGCTTAATTCTTTATAGTTATCAATCGTTTAGTTTAGGAGAAGCATAATGCCTCGCGTAAAACGTGGTGTACAAGCTCGTGCACGTCATAAGAAAGTTCTAAAACAAGCTAAAGGTTACTACGGTGCGCGTTCACGTGTTTACCGCGTAGCTTTCCAAGCAGTTACTAAAGCTGGTCAATACGCTTACCGTGACCGTCGCGCTAAGAAACGTCAATTCCGTCAACTTTGGATTGCACGTATCAATGCGGCATCTCGTCAAAATGGTCTATCTTACAGCCGTTTCATCAACGGTCTTAAGAAAGCATCTATCGAGATCGACCGTAAGATCCTTGCGGACATCGCAGTATTCGACAAAGCTGCATTTGCAGTTCTAGTTGAAAAAGCGAAAGCTGCTCTTTAATTAGCAGTTTAGGTTTAAGAAAAGGAGAGCATTAGCTCTCCTTTTTTATTGCCTCTAAAAGCCAATCCCTCATATTTCTCTCAATTCCCTTATCTCTACTGCTCTTATCGTCTCTCCAGCTGCCATACCACACTTGTCTGTGAGCAGGTAAAAGCCATTACTCTGTCCAACTGCTAAATTCTGCGTTTGTCATAGTAGGTTAATCCAAGTTAATGATGATTTTACCAAAGTCCACGGTTTCAATGTCGTAAAGGGGAGGGGACAGCGATCCATTTTTCCAGGTTTGATAAATTGTATTTTACTGCGCATATTGTGAATTATTATGCATTTAATGTTTTGTGTTGGTAAAGTGTAACATTCTGAAATCGTATAATTTCCATGGTGTAACATTCTGAAGTTTTTGAACGGAATGTTGTAAGTGTCTAAATAAATGCTGAATTTATTTGTTTTTATTATCAATAAGATTTGTTGGGAATAATGAAATCAACAGCATTTTTCAATGCGCCATTTGTCATGCGAATGTAAGGGGCGGTATATTAATTCATATTTTTATGATAAAAATATGAACTATTCACTAGCTGAGTGATTCTAAGTTGTTACAAATGTTGTGCAGCTGTAACTTTGCCAAAAAGGAATCGTAGATGAGAGATTTGACTCCCGAGTATTTGCTAGCCGCTTTAAGACAAGCGATTAAGACAAAAGGGCTAACATATCGAGAGCTATCTGAAAAAATGGGCATGCCGTTGTCCACTTTTAAAAGACATTTAACCAGTACCAACCTAGCTCTAGATAAATTACTCGAATACTGCAGAGCCATTGATTGCACGTTAGATGAACTGCAAAAGCTAGCAGACCAGCTTCAAGGTGAAGACGAAGACTATTTCAGCCGCACTCAAGATGAAGTGTTTTTCCAATACCCACACCTTTACGACTTTTATCGTGAGTTAAGGATGCTACGTGGTAAAGACGGTTACTCTATTTTGAAGAAAAAGTATGAGCTGTCTAAACAGAGCATGTCTGATTATCTCAAGGCTCTTGAGCTGTTGGATCTCGTCTATGTTGATGAAGAGAACAATATTACTCTGCATGGTCCGCTTTTTTACAGCTATGCTGAGAACTCGAAGCTTAACGATAAATACACAGAAATCATTAAAAAGCAGGCCATTGCCGCTGAGAACTGTGTCCGTGTTGCTTTGGCAAGGATGAAGATCACTGAAGAGCAGCTTTTACAGCTTGAAGACATTGTCGCCAAGACAGTGCTTGATTTCCATTCAAAGAATGTTGTCGCAGAGAACTATGACGTCTCGGATTTCACCAACATCGTCGTATTAGCTGGCCCGCATCAACCTGTCACATTCTCTGATGGCATTACTGAGACAAACACGCACTTTATTGACGACATTCGCTATGCGATTGCCTCCGCGGGTGAAAAGCCGAGTTTATCTATCTAACTATTCTTCGCTTGTTGGTATCTCTACTATTTCTTAAACCATGGGATGTCTGAAATAGACATTGGTTTGAAATAGTAGCGGTATCTTGCTGCAGCTTCGAAATACTCTCGCCGTGAATGTTTACGGTTTCCGTTTTATTTAGTTGTTCTTTGTGAAAATCACGCGTTGTTCGAGTTTCATTTTCCGTAATCAACTCAGATGAATTCGGCTCAATTTAATAACAACACTGCTTTTTTTGCGTTTTTGTGTTCTTTTTATTCAATAACCTCTTCTTTTCGTAATTCAATTTGGCATTGGTGTCTGGTTTGGCTACTATGTACAGCTATCAAAAAACCAATCACTCCCTTATGGATACTACCAACAGGTAGATGAGGAAACGATGCAACATCTAGAAGAGATCATTGCTAGCGCAAGCACTGCAATTGAAGCTGCCGAATCGCTAGTCGCACTTGATGAAGTGCGTGTTCAGTATCTAGGTAAGAAAGGTGAGCTAACTGCTCAGCTTCAAAGCCTAGGCAAACTACCACCAGAAGAGCGCCGTGAAGCTGGTCAAGAGATCAACAAAGCGAAAGGTGCCGTTCAGCAAGCAATCGCTGCTCGCAAAGACGCGCTACAACGCGCCGAGCTTGAAGCAAAGCTTGCTGCTGAAACCATCGACGTAACCCTGCCAGGTCGTCGTATTGAAAATGGTGGTCTACACCCAGTAACTCGCACTGTAGAACGTATTGAGAAGTTCTTTGGCGAACTTGGTTTTAACACTGAGTCAGGTCCAGAGATCGAAGATGCATTCCACAACTTCGATGCGCTAAACATTGCCGCTGATCACCCAGCGCGTACTGATCACGATACTTTCTTCTTCAACCCAGATTTGATGCTTCGTACTCACACGTCAGGCGTACAGATCCGTACGATGGAAAATGGCAAACCACCATTCCGTTTCATCGCACCGGGCCGTGTATACCGTAACGACTACGACCAAACGCATACGCCAATGTTCCACCAAGTGGAAGGTATGCTGGTTGATGAGAACGTAAACTTTGCTCAGCTGAAAGGCATTCTGCACGATTTCCTATGTAACTTCTTCGAAGAGGAAGTAGAAGTACGTTTCCGTCCATCTTACTTCCCATTCACTGAGCCTTCAGCAGAAGTAGACGTGAAAGGTAAAAACGGTAAATGGCTAGAAGTACTAGGCTGCGGTATGGTTCACCCGAACGTACTACGTAGCGTAGGCATCGATCCTGAAAAATACTCTGGTTTCGCATTCGGTATGGGTGTTGAGCGTCTGACGATGCTTCGTTACGGCGTGAACGACCTGCGTGCGTTCTTCGAGAACGATCTTCGTTTCCTAAAACAGTTCAAGTAATCCAGAGGGTTCATTAACATGAAATTCAGCGAATCATGGCTTCGTGAGTGGGTAAACCCTGCGGTTACTACTGACGAGCTAACTCACCAAATTACAATGGCCGGCCTTGAGGTAGACGACGTTCTTCCTGTAGCGGGTTCATTTACTGGCGTAAAAGTTGGTCACGTTGTTGAATGTGGTCAACACCCAGATGCAGACAAACTACGCGTAACTAAAATCGATGTGGGCGAAGAAGAACTTCTAGACATCGTTTGTGGTGCACCTAACTGTCGTCAAGGCCTAAAAGTTGCAGTTGCTACAGTAGGCGCAGTGCTTCCTGGTGATTTCAAAATCAAGAAAGCAAAACTACGTGGTCAGCCATCTCACGGCATGCTTTGTTCATTTACTGAACTAGGTATCGACGTAGAATCAGACGGCATCATGGAACTGGCAGAAGACG
This window contains:
- a CDS encoding sporulation protein — translated: MFKKLKASLGIGSAKVDTILDEMSVYQGSTLTGYVQIIGGDVEQRIDAITIKLNTEMKVEVDDSVRYETFTLDQLKAVEPFVIQANEEKQVPFQLKLHDETPITLVNALKNQCHVWLETTLDIDFAMDPRDRDYIEVKPLPVVSRVIQSIEQAGFSMVKADVEKGFLRGGSFSSRSGIYQELEFRNNGFISSKEIELSFILDGQVIHCLAEIDRSLSLSGDQYRSFTLPISATDAQVAAAIAPTLSL
- the rplT gene encoding 50S ribosomal protein L20, yielding MPRVKRGVQARARHKKVLKQAKGYYGARSRVYRVAFQAVTKAGQYAYRDRRAKKRQFRQLWIARINAASRQNGLSYSRFINGLKKASIEIDRKILADIAVFDKAAFAVLVEKAKAAL
- a CDS encoding DUF3187 family protein, translated to MIKMRWHPTLFCTVVCFSTPALAANDFYGPLRAYAQSPIQSVSHTNYLRSGFSLPSDYIEGYASATIASVWAHTDEYALDYYHNQVEVGGKWQISSRWQWELNYRWVFEADNHLDGLTRKFHDLFSIDQNGRDEVGKGRSYISMPQYGVFEDDFSRETIANNISTYVQYQIFQSKQHGLSLGGSLYYDKVTHGTFKGSSFEQGFQVNYSYLNSDHAIYSMIGMTFRPDDRAMLNLPYRKNTAAISAGYRYSLAENHHMIIEYHWYQGSAAGPNEFADAAKEIKVGYRYLMQNSALELIAIENVGNMDNSTDIAFTIGYRYLFRPGSDS
- the pheS gene encoding phenylalanine--tRNA ligase subunit alpha translates to MQHLEEIIASASTAIEAAESLVALDEVRVQYLGKKGELTAQLQSLGKLPPEERREAGQEINKAKGAVQQAIAARKDALQRAELEAKLAAETIDVTLPGRRIENGGLHPVTRTVERIEKFFGELGFNTESGPEIEDAFHNFDALNIAADHPARTDHDTFFFNPDLMLRTHTSGVQIRTMENGKPPFRFIAPGRVYRNDYDQTHTPMFHQVEGMLVDENVNFAQLKGILHDFLCNFFEEEVEVRFRPSYFPFTEPSAEVDVKGKNGKWLEVLGCGMVHPNVLRSVGIDPEKYSGFAFGMGVERLTMLRYGVNDLRAFFENDLRFLKQFK
- the hutI gene encoding imidazolonepropionase — its product is MDLLIENARLVTMTQGEAGYLPTSPARVGIQSGKIVAISTRAFGEDDPQIESQLDPQLYPQSFDLQGKLMMPGLIDCHTHLVYAGNRANEFEMRLNGVPYQEIAQQGGGILSTVKATRAATEEQLVELALPRLDGLLASGVTSIEVKSGYGLTLNDELKMLRAAKALEQERKVKITTTLLAAHALPPEFAGRADDYIEHICQDIIPLVAEEKLATSVDVFCESIGFNLEQTEKVFATAKQHGLKVKGHTEQLSNLGGTALTAQYNGLSADHIEFLDEEGVIALSKSETVATLLPGAFYFLRETQLPPIELLRKHHVPMAIATDVNPGTSPFSDMTLMMNMACTLFRLTPQEALRGATQHAAKALGYEESRGAIKVGFDADFSIWDIDHPADLSYQVGAKRLVGRIVNGEYIAHGGL
- the hutC gene encoding histidine utilization repressor yields the protein MSAPLYMQIKQFILDKIETGEWMTGQRIATEFELTEQFEVSRMTVNKAIRDLVNEGRLQRRPRLGTFVCDPVEKSESPLLDIRNIAAEVRDRGREYRSKVLKQVAIKADATIATKLGVMLGTTVFYSEIIHYEDSTPIQLELRWVNSQYAPSYLDQDFTHITPNQFLSDNCPLSAIEHTVEAIVPDNRIKLDLNMSSNEPCLLLNRRTWSQDKLVSTALLYHPGNKYKLSSKVLI
- the infC gene encoding translation initiation factor IF-3; translation: MKGGRRGQQPVKQNPHRLNGEIRGVREVRLTGADGESVGVVSIQEAIAAAEEAGMDLVEISPNAEPPVCRVMDYGKFLFEKSKAAKEQKKKQKQIQIKEVKFRPGTDIGDYQVKLRNLVRFLEEGNKVKVTIRFRGREMAHQDIGVDVLNRLKEDTAELAVVESFPSRIEGRQMIMVLAPKKK
- a CDS encoding helix-turn-helix domain-containing protein; translated protein: MRDLTPEYLLAALRQAIKTKGLTYRELSEKMGMPLSTFKRHLTSTNLALDKLLEYCRAIDCTLDELQKLADQLQGEDEDYFSRTQDEVFFQYPHLYDFYRELRMLRGKDGYSILKKKYELSKQSMSDYLKALELLDLVYVDEENNITLHGPLFYSYAENSKLNDKYTEIIKKQAIAAENCVRVALARMKITEEQLLQLEDIVAKTVLDFHSKNVVAENYDVSDFTNIVVLAGPHQPVTFSDGITETNTHFIDDIRYAIASAGEKPSLSI
- the thrS gene encoding threonine--tRNA ligase, which gives rise to MPIITLPDGSQRQFDNPVSTMEVAQSIGPGLAKATIAGRVNGNRVDACDLIEEDASLEIITVKDEVDGLEIVRHSCAHLLGHALKQLYPQAKMAIGPTIDSGFYYDIDLDESLTQEDLEKIEKRMKELAKTKYEVVKKKVSWQEARDTFESRGEPYKVEILDENVSRDDRPGLYHHEEYIDMCRGPHVPNMGFCQHFTLLNVAGAYWRGNSDNKMLQRIYGTAFHDKKALKAHLTRLEEAAKRDHRKIGKQLDLFHMQQEAPGMVFWHHNGWSIFRDLEVFVRDKLNEYDYQEVKGPLMMDRVLWERSGHWDKYADAMFTTSSENREYAIKPMNCPGHVQIFNQGLKSYRDLPLRMAEFGSCHRNEPSGALHGIMRVRGFTQDDAHIFCTESQIQEEVTSCIKMVYDTYQTFGFDNIVVKLSTRPEKRVGSDEIWDQSEEALKQSLESMEIPYEIQEGEGAFYGPKIEFTLYDCLDRAWQCGTVQLDFNLPGRLGATYVGENNERLVPVMIHRAILGSLERFIGILIEEYAGFFPTWLAPEQAVLMNITDKQSDYVQEVVQKLQKSGIRAKADLRNEKIGFKIREHTLKRVPYMLVVGDQEMEAGEIAVRTRKGKDLGKFKVDDFISYIQDEISSRKLNLEE
- the rpmI gene encoding 50S ribosomal protein L35, with the translated sequence MPKMKTNKGAAKRFKKTAGGIKYKHATKRHILTKRTTKNKRQLRPNAILPKCEVAAVIRMLPYA